DNA sequence from the Candidatus Babeliales bacterium genome:
AGCCATTTGGCTTTGTGTCGTTAATAATAATTTTTTGCTCTGGTCCTAGTGTTGACACGATGTATTTATGAGCAATATAATCGGTCATTGATGTTTCTTTGTTAGCGTCTTCAGGTAGTGCGTATCCATTAATGGATAAAATAATAATCGACAAAGCATATGTTTTGAATGAATGTTTGAACATAGATAATTCCTTTTATGTGTAAAAATGTGGTTTAAAAATTACAATTAATATTTCAAATTTAATTGTATCAATAATATAAGACTTGTCAATTTTGCTATTAATTTTTTATTATAAAATAGTGCGTTCGTTATCTGGAGATTGATTTCTGAGCAATGCAATACGTTCATCAAGTTTTTTAATACGTTCATTTGGCAGGGGATGCGATTCAAAAAAATTAAGTGACCAGATTAACCATTCATATTGTTTTGGAGATAGTTTGTTGGAGGGGTTAAAAAACTTAATTCTTTTCTGTTCATTTTCGCTTAATACAGTCTTTTTTCCGACGAGCATATTAATGTCGTCAGAAATTTCATTGTCGGCACGTTGTTCTTGATGCTTTTGAACAGTAAATTTGCTTATCGTAGTGATAAGGTTTTTTCCAAAAGCGGTTGGTATTTTTATACATTGTTCTGATATAAAGCTTCTTGTTTTTTTAGCAATAGGAATAGCATTACGGATAATTTTTACTGATGTATGAGTTAAAAATGGTAATGTTATATCAGCAGCAACTCTCCACCAAAGATCATTATGTTTTCGATGGCTGTTTTCATGTTCCAATGTTGCCCGCCATTTATTAAGTATTATTTGGTCATTGGTTGCTAGTGCTTGCTTTATTTCAGAATCGGTTTCTGGTGCTAACATAATATGTTTATTAAATGTTCCCATTGGTATGCCAAAAAAGTCATAACTAGGATTTATTTTTATTGCATCAATATTTACATAATTTGTTTTTTCTAATGTTGATAGTATGAAGTCAGTTATTTCTTGATCTGCATTATTAAGTTTTTCAAGAGATTTTTTTTCATTAAGCAGTGTTTTTGCATTCTGCGCTCCAGAATATAAAGAATCTCCTGCGGCAATTAACCAATGGATTCCCGTCATAGAACTACTAAATATTTTTTTTGTGAAATGAGGCGCTGCAGCTTTAATTCCTGCTTGCTGCATGGTGAATGTTTGTATTGTTGTCATAATTGATAATGCGGTTAAGAAAATAATATATACTTTTTTCATAAATAATTCCTTTAGAGGCTGTTTCTGATAGCGCTGCGATATCTTTATGTTTTTAATCCTACTTATTCTAATTGCAATTATATCATTGTTTGTATATTTCGTCAATCGGGTATGGAGCTATATTGTTTTAGACGTTATTCATTAAGAAGAGATAAAATTTTAAGTTTTTTATAAAATATTGGTGTTTTTAGCAAAAATAAGTTGAAATCTATCGAGAAAGGCACTATTATAGTTGAACAAGCTTGTTGAGTATGCTTGGGTACGGCGAGGTTCCCGAGCGGCCAAAGGGGGTGGACTGTAAATCCATCGGCTATGCCTTCGCTGGTTCGAATCCAGCCCTCGCCACCAGATTTTTACAGCTTGCTTTGATATGGCTGGACCCAAAAGAATTTGAAAAAATAATTAGGGTCATAAATTTATGAGAAAAAGTAAAACGATTGAAATGTGCGGGAATAGCTCAATTGGCAGAGCGACAGCCTTCCAAGCTGTAGGTTGCGAGTTCGACCCTCGTTTCCCGCTCCAGAAAGATATAATGCCGGCGTAGCTCAGTTGGTAGAGCAGCTGATTTGTAATCAGCAGGTCACTGGTTCGAATCCTGTCGCCGGCTCCATTTTTAAAAACGCAATATATTTCTGATTTCTAATACACAATAGGTGTTAAAAAAGTTTGTCTTTTTCTCTTTTTTTAATTAATCTATAGTAAACCGTAAGGATTACGGTTCATGCCCACGTAGCTCAGAGGCAGAGCGCTTCCTTGGTAAGGAAGAGGCCACCGGTTCAATCCCGGTCGCGGGCTCCAGATAAGTATTGTGTTTAAGGTCTTTAAATGTCTTTATAATAATTATGGCAAAAAATAGAAAAACTACTCATTTGGTTTGCGAAATATGCAAAGAGCGCAATTATACTCAGGTTGTTTCAAAAAAAAGAACTATTGGTTCTTTAAAGTTGAGTAAATATTGTGCGCGTTGTCGTAAACATAATGATCATAAAGAAACAAAATAGGCCTTTTGTAGGTCAGTAGCTCAATTTGGTAGAGCAGCAGACTCCAAATCTGCCGGTTGGGGGTTCGAGTCCCTCCTGGCCTGCCATAGAAAGAAGAGAAAAATGATAAAAAATGTAACGCAGTTTGTTAAAGATGTGCAACTTGAGCTTTCCAAAGTTACTTGGCCTAAATTTGATGAGTTTGTAGGTTCAACAATTGTTGTCTTGCTACTCATGGTTTTTTTTTCAATTTATCTAGGGCTAGTTGATAAAGGGCTTACTGAGCTCTGGCGGTTTGTAGTTGGATTGTATAGTGGTTACTAGTTTTTGACAGGACAAATACATATGAAGCGCTGGTATGTTGTACAAGTGTATGCAGGTTATGAACAGGCAGCTAAGCTGGATATTGAAAAAAGAATTCAAGCTGAAGGAATGCAGGATTTTTTTGGTGAAATTCTTGTGCCTTCTGCTAAGTCAAAGCCGATGTTTGCAATGGATGATAATGCTGATCAGCAGCTTTTTCCTGGTTACATTTTAGCCGAAATGGAGATGACTCCAGAGTCGCTTCGTGTTGTAACGGCAAGTATTCGTGTATTGAGATTTTTGGGAGGAAAGAACCCTGAACCAATATCACAAAAAGAGATCGATCGCATTATTTCTCAGGTAAAAGGAGAGGTAGCGATTGAAGTTGCTCGAGAAGAATTTTCACTTGGCAGTGAAGTAGATATAGTTGAGGGGCCCTTTGCTGGATTTGTCGGTATTATTGATAGCGTAGATTATAATAACGAGAAGCTAACGGTTATGGTTAGCATTTTTGGCAGAATGACCCCTGTTGAACTTGGCTTTCATCAAATTAAGCGATAATCAGTGAGGTAATTGTCTACTATGGCAAAAATAGTTAAAGCAAAAATTAAGCTTCAGATTCAAGGTGGCAGTGCAACTCCAGCTCCTCCTGTAGGATCATCACTTGGTCAGCACCAAGTTAACATTATGGAGTTCTGTAAGGCATTTAATGCGCAAACAGCTGGTCGTAAGGGCGAAACTGTGCCGGTAGAAATTACTGTATACACGGATCGTACGTTTGAGTTTAGGGTTAAAACATCGCCTACTACCGAGCTTATTAAAAAACGAATTAACCTGACAAAAGGTTCTGCTCGGCCACATGAAATTAAAGTTGGAAAGATTTCATGGAAAGATATTGAAGAAATTGCGAAAATAAAAATGCAAGATCTAACTGCAATGGATATGGATCAGGCAAAAAAAATTGTTGCTGGTAGTGCGCGAAGTATTGGAATTGATGTTGTTGATTGAGCTAGGAAAATATAATGGCTAAGCATGGAAAAAAATATCGAATTGCGATATCAAAGAAGCCTAGCAGTGATCTTGGTGTTGGTGTAGCGTTGCAGCAAGTTAAAGATCTTTCCTTTGCTAAGTTTGATGAATCCGTTGATGTAGCAATCAATTTGGGTATAGATCCTGCTAAGGGCGAGCAAACAGTTCGTGGTTCTGTTGTTTTGCCTCATAGTAAAGGTAAAGAAAAAGTTGTCATTGTTTTTGCAAAAGGCGAATTTGCTGATGAAGCAAAGAAAGCAGGCGCTGATTTTGTAGGAATGGAAGATCTTATTGAAAAAATTCAAGGTGGGTGGCTTGATTTCGACTATGCAGTGGCAACGCCGGATGTCATGGGTGCTGTTGGTATTCTTGCACGTGTGTTGGGACCTCGTGGCTTATTGCCGAATAAAAAGGTTGGTACCGTTACTTTTGACGTGAAGTCAATTGTTGAAGATTTAAAAAGAGGTCGTGCTTTTTTTAGAAACGATAAACAGGGCATTATTCATTTTTCGGTGGGTAAGGTTTCATTTGACGTTCAAAAGCTTCGTGACAATTTAGATGCGCTAGTCAAGGCAGTGTTAGTTGTAAAGCCTGCAACTGCTAAAGGTAAGTATTTAAAGCGGATGACAGTGTCATCAACAATGGGTATTGGTATTTCAGTTAATTTTGATGAATTTGTGCGTTCCTTATAGGTAAAGAGGTTGCGATGAATCGGCAACAAAAAGAATTGGTTGTTGAACTGTTTCAGAAAGATTTTTTGACAAATAAGGGTACTTTTTTTGTCAATTATTCTGGGCTGACTGTTGTTCAAATGCAACAATTAAGAAGACAATTGCGTGAAAAAGGCGGCTCGCTCAAAATTGCAAAGATGCGGCTTATTAAACGAGCGCTTGCAAGTGTTGATGGCGTTGAAGGGCTTCTTTCTCATTGTAAAAATCAATTGGGAGTTGTTTTTGCTTATGATACCTCTGGTGTTTCAGGCATAGCTAAGACACTGAATGATTTTTCTAAAAAAAATGAAGCGCTTGGTCTTGTTGTTGGTTGTATTGATGCGCAGTTTTTGGATAAAGCAGCAATCACTCGTATTGCTTCGCTTCCATCAAAAGAAGTATTACTAGCTCAGCTTTGTGGTACTCTTAATGCTCCATTAATTTCATTTGTATGTGGACTTAATTCTATGATTGTAAAACTTTTGGTTGCTTTAAAAGAGATTGAAAAACAAAAGCAAGCATAGTGTTGAAGGTCTATTGTGTATTGAAGATGATAGTAATTGTTTAATAGTTATTTTTTAATGTTTAAGGGTTGCAATGTCAGCAAAATCTTACGAAAAATTTATTGA
Encoded proteins:
- the rplK gene encoding 50S ribosomal protein L11; translated protein: MAKIVKAKIKLQIQGGSATPAPPVGSSLGQHQVNIMEFCKAFNAQTAGRKGETVPVEITVYTDRTFEFRVKTSPTTELIKKRINLTKGSARPHEIKVGKISWKDIEEIAKIKMQDLTAMDMDQAKKIVAGSARSIGIDVVD
- a CDS encoding M48 family metalloprotease; its protein translation is MKKVYIIFLTALSIMTTIQTFTMQQAGIKAAAPHFTKKIFSSSMTGIHWLIAAGDSLYSGAQNAKTLLNEKKSLEKLNNADQEITDFILSTLEKTNYVNIDAIKINPSYDFFGIPMGTFNKHIMLAPETDSEIKQALATNDQIILNKWRATLEHENSHRKHNDLWWRVAADITLPFLTHTSVKIIRNAIPIAKKTRSFISEQCIKIPTAFGKNLITTISKFTVQKHQEQRADNEISDDINMLVGKKTVLSENEQKRIKFFNPSNKLSPKQYEWLIWSLNFFESHPLPNERIKKLDERIALLRNQSPDNERTIL
- the rplA gene encoding 50S ribosomal protein L1, which produces MAKHGKKYRIAISKKPSSDLGVGVALQQVKDLSFAKFDESVDVAINLGIDPAKGEQTVRGSVVLPHSKGKEKVVIVFAKGEFADEAKKAGADFVGMEDLIEKIQGGWLDFDYAVATPDVMGAVGILARVLGPRGLLPNKKVGTVTFDVKSIVEDLKRGRAFFRNDKQGIIHFSVGKVSFDVQKLRDNLDALVKAVLVVKPATAKGKYLKRMTVSSTMGIGISVNFDEFVRSL
- the nusG gene encoding transcription termination/antitermination protein NusG — protein: MKRWYVVQVYAGYEQAAKLDIEKRIQAEGMQDFFGEILVPSAKSKPMFAMDDNADQQLFPGYILAEMEMTPESLRVVTASIRVLRFLGGKNPEPISQKEIDRIISQVKGEVAIEVAREEFSLGSEVDIVEGPFAGFVGIIDSVDYNNEKLTVMVSIFGRMTPVELGFHQIKR
- the rplJ gene encoding 50S ribosomal protein L10, yielding MNRQQKELVVELFQKDFLTNKGTFFVNYSGLTVVQMQQLRRQLREKGGSLKIAKMRLIKRALASVDGVEGLLSHCKNQLGVVFAYDTSGVSGIAKTLNDFSKKNEALGLVVGCIDAQFLDKAAITRIASLPSKEVLLAQLCGTLNAPLISFVCGLNSMIVKLLVALKEIEKQKQA
- the rpmG gene encoding 50S ribosomal protein L33; translation: MAKNRKTTHLVCEICKERNYTQVVSKKRTIGSLKLSKYCARCRKHNDHKETK
- the secE gene encoding preprotein translocase subunit SecE, which translates into the protein MIKNVTQFVKDVQLELSKVTWPKFDEFVGSTIVVLLLMVFFSIYLGLVDKGLTELWRFVVGLYSGY